CTGTATAGGGAGATTGAGGAACTAAACACGCTTCAGAATAGTCTGAGGAAAACGCCCCCGGATAGTCCGGGGGCGTTGGACGTGCAGCAGAAAGTGGTGTGGCAAAAACAGGAGATTAAGTACGTTAAAGAGAAATCCCTTTGGAATAGGAGTTATGATTCGGCTGTCCTTTTGTTGGTTCGGTTAATATTTACTGTTCTAGCAAGGGTTAAATTCGTGTTCGGGATCGGACAGAGTTACTACCCTCTCCCAAGCACGCTTCCGAGGAGTCTGTCTGCTTCGGCGACCGTTTTTCCTCATTCAGATCTCAACAATAATATGAACAGCCTTAATTCTTACGTGTCGGGTCCGTTGACGTCCACCCCCCTCCGCCTCAACAAGAGGGGGGTCGGAAATGGTTCCAGAACCGGAACCAGACTTGGGTTCTTCGAGTCTAAAGCCAAGGACCTGACACCGCCCTCAACTACATTGGGGGCGGCGGCCTTGGCTTTACACTACTCCAACTTGATCATCGTCCTAGAAAAAATGATCAAGTCACCCCACTTGGTGGGGCTAGACGCGAGGGAGGATGTTTATTCTATGCTCCCGCATAGTATAAGATCTTCCCTTCGCGCGCGGCTAAAAGGGGTCGGTTTCTCAGCGACCGACCCCGTTTTAGCCGCAGAGTGGAGGGACGCCCTCGGGCGAATCCTCGCCTGGTTGGGCCCGTTAGCCCACAACATGATCAAGTGGCAAAGTGAAAGGAGTTTCGAGCAACAACATCTAATGCCCAAATCAACCAACGTTTTGTTACTACAAACGTTACATTTTGCCAACAAAGATAAAACAGAAGCTGCAATTACAGAATTACTAGTTGGGTTAAATTATATATGGCGATTCGAGCGCGAAATGAATGCTAAAGCCTTGCTCGAATGCTCAAACTTCTTCTTCAACAACAAAAATAGTTCACCAATCAATCTACAATGATATTATTAGTATAGCAATCAActtgtaatttttttaaaattttttgggGGTTGCTTTGATTGATTTTTAGttgttatttttaattaattagaattcaatcaactcataaaatgggtggattttaattttgagatCTCATTGATTATTGATGAGAGATTAAAAGGGTCTTTTAAGGCAAATTTGACCCTAGAAATTGTATAGTTTGTAGTACTTAATCCTAATACTTAATTACTTTTATTAGTACAAATAAAGGTTTGTTTGGTTGTACATGAATATGATGGTTGAGTGacatttaagaaaaataataacaagCTCATGAATTTGTGTTATATTTGACtatatttgtttatttattttgattaagAAAGAAAACCTTGGTTGGCAACCTCAAACATTTTTCGTGATGAAGTACAATGActtcaaaaaaaagagaaaataataaataatactacgTACATAGAAATTGCACTAGCCTCGAACTATCTCAGTCCCACTTTCTGGTGAGTAGACTACAAAGATGAACGATTAACCGAGCAGTAAATGATAGACCCTTCAGTCTCCCAACGAAAGCATACTCGAAGCTATATTTGACCATATGAttgatttattttaatttattaattttttttaaatgatgctattatgctatatgatttcTTACCATGTGAAATTGTTCTTCTTTGCAATAAAATACAATACAATAAAATTATAGCAACCTGCAATAATCAAGGAATGTGCCATCAAATCAAATTTGTTTGATCTTTCTTATCTTAGCTCCTACGATACCAAAATAGAATGATTTAAAATAGGAAATCATTGTATTTTCCCACTCTTCCAAACATGCCTATATAACATGCATGGAGTTTTTTTCATTAAGAAATAAAGTTTTTGaaccaaaattttaaattatatatatTACGTACGAAGTATATTATGTTACATAATCGATCTTTTATTTCAACTATGAAGGAGTAAATTcttttacggagtatatatgGTGTACAActttaatcatataaatcaattTGAATAGTTGAACACGAGTCAGTTTTCTCATGTTTAAATGACTAACTTAAATTACAACTCCGTAAATTTAGGGATTCAGCGAGGGGATAGCTAGGAGCCTAGGATGGATTAATCTACGAGGGaatatatttaaaaaattattgttTAAGATCTTGATTCTATTGAGTAGCAAAATGGAGAGACTTTTTTGGTGTAAAATAGTCAacataaatgaaagtgtaaggtCCTATAAATAAAAGCAATAAAAAGGGAATGGAaaaagaattaattaaataaatcaagGATCTCCATTATTGAAGtaatgaattaattggaatCTATAAATGATTAGCGCTCTCTAAAAGTCAAAAGCCTAAGGTTATCACTAGAGTATATCTAGCTAATTAATATTGGTACATAAAAACTATAGGTTATAAattactttatttttatttataaattacatATATAGGCCTTAGCAAGCTTATAGAACAGTACTTTCGGCTACAGAAAACAGTTAGTTCAAGTTTAGTTATAGGGTCAACCGGTCAAGAATCTCTATTCTTTTAGgttgatattttttatttttaataatcaAACGAATAAAGGTTATATAATAATATTGTACTAATGAGATCTTGATCTAGTGGTCAGACTAAGAATATGTGTACAATACGTCTTAGATTCTAGTAGAGTTAGTCAACATGGATTGGGCCCGCTGACCGGCCCGACTAGGTCCGAAAATTACCAGGTTTGGGGCAGAATATTTCCGCCCGATTTTCGGGCCCAGTCAGGCCCGCCCTAAACGTTTTAAAAAATAAGCCGGGCTTTGGGCAACGTAAAATGGCCCGGCCCGAAAGTGGCCCGAAAAGCCCGTTAATCTTTTGCCCGAAAAGCCCGTTATTTTTGGCCCAAAATATCAGGTATTGGGCACACAAGTTTGGCACAAAGCATGGCTCGGATCAGCCCAACATATGGATAGATGTTTATGACCTCAGCTCGGCCCGAACTCAACTcaccttttgatcaggtctagatTCTAGTTCCACACTTCAGTCAATCAAAAATTTGACTCCCT
This genomic stretch from Spinacia oleracea cultivar Varoflay chromosome 3, BTI_SOV_V1, whole genome shotgun sequence harbors:
- the LOC110782394 gene encoding uncharacterized protein; translation: MARETITWLSRLKSQISHKLIHPTTKITTRSKSKNVGVLSFEIAGLLSKLLALHHCLSDKNIVRLKNEAISLEGVRKIVSNDENFLLGLACSEMVQSIHVICKTVARLSDRATDLTLRSFYESVEDFASTGRDQHGWAALCGKDFEGLVRRIDRYIAATAALYREIEELNTLQNSLRKTPPDSPGALDVQQKVVWQKQEIKYVKEKSLWNRSYDSAVLLLVRLIFTVLARVKFVFGIGQSYYPLPSTLPRSLSASATVFPHSDLNNNMNSLNSYVSGPLTSTPLRLNKRGVGNGSRTGTRLGFFESKAKDLTPPSTTLGAAALALHYSNLIIVLEKMIKSPHLVGLDAREDVYSMLPHSIRSSLRARLKGVGFSATDPVLAAEWRDALGRILAWLGPLAHNMIKWQSERSFEQQHLMPKSTNVLLLQTLHFANKDKTEAAITELLVGLNYIWRFEREMNAKALLECSNFFFNNKNSSPINLQ